In the genome of Cercospora beticola chromosome 2, complete sequence, one region contains:
- a CDS encoding uncharacterized protein (SMCOG1199:NmrA family protein~antiSMASH:Cluster_14), protein MVKVAIAGGTGGLGREVIDALLAKGKHQIIVLTRQDPTQVTVPDGVQAIQLEYNQKSQIVDALRGVETVFSFIITGKDPGNVAQKNLIDACVEAKVKRFAPSEWVGASSTGTPWYAGKAAIAAYLEEINAERKVLEYCRFMPGLALDYLAYPKQTCKHFPNLGMQVDFFNCRAILLKEDNPGRFGLTTVNDIAAVAAEAVDYAGEWPIDGGMHSVMLSAPELVEIGERLRGKKFDIEYVTLAQARAGRLPTSWAADFNHAAIPEQFRESWSRTFNAKIMYSVYMGGYAVSDTWNRLLPDFHFTTLEEFLEKYY, encoded by the exons ATGGTCAAGGTCGCCATCGCAGGAGGCACAGGCGGTCTTGGTCGTGAAGTCATCGATGCTCTACTCGCCAAAGGCAAACACCAAATTATCGTTCTGACACGACAG GATCCGACGCAAGTGACTGTACCGGACGGCGTACAAGCGATTCAACTGGAGTATAACCAGAAAAGTCAGATCGTTGATGCATTGCGAGGTGTTGAAACTGTCTTTTCTTTCATTATCACGGGAAAGGACCCGGGCAATGTTGCGCAAAAGAACCTGATTGATGCGTGTGTGGAAGCCAAGGTCAAACGATTTGCACCTAGCGAGTGGGTAGG GGCGTCATCGACAGGAACTCCGTGGTATGCGGGAAAGGCAGCCATCGCAGCATATCTCGAGGAGATCAATGCTGAAAGGAAG GTCCTCGAGTACTGTAGGTTCATGCCAGGCCTTGCCCTTGACTACCTCGCGTACCCGAAGCAGACCTGCAAACACTTCCCGAACCTCGGGATGCAAGTCGATTTCTTCAACTGTCGCGCAATCTTGCTCAAGGAAGACAATCCTGGCCGCTTCGGGCTGACGACAGTGAACGACATCGCCGCGGTCGCAGCTGAAGCAGTGGATTATGCCGGAGAGTGGCCTATCGACGGCGGCATGCATTCAGTCATGTTGTCAGCCCCCGAGTTGGTTGAGATTGGTGAAAGGCTTAGAG GCAAGAAGTTCGACATTGAGTACGTAACATTGGCGCAGGCGCGAGCTGGTCGGCTTCCCACTTCTTGGGCTGCCGATTTCAATCACGCTGCCATACCAGAGCAATTTAGAGAGTCTTGGAGCCGCACATTCAATGCGAAAATCATGTATTCTGTTTACATGGGTGGCTATGCTGTTTCGGATACATGGAATCGTCTATTGCCGGACTTCCATTTCACGACATTAGAGGAGTTCTtagagaagtactactag
- a CDS encoding uncharacterized protein (antiSMASH:Cluster_14) — MDAAALRTRIQATLTTDADVRRQAETELKSAEETPGFLDALLNILEAEQDAGVRQSTAIYFKNRVNKGWSKPEDAIPATSSIQDDEKAAVRQRLVPVLAKSSPGIRPQLIVALQKILHNDFPKQWPDFVDITNNLLHSQDVSSVFAGLQCLLAICRTYRFKLGDSRGDFDKIVEATFPQLLNIGNSLVNEESLEAGEMLRTVLKAYKHAIYFELPQQLRSHQAMVDWCTLFLRVVSKEPPANSMMEDLDEREINHWWKCKKWAYVNLNRLFVRYGNPASLQKGNGEDYSAVAKSFIATFAPEILKGYLGQIELWVSKKVWLSKPCLSYTLGFLDECVKPKAMWDHLKPHMPILIEHLLFPVLCQTDEDLEQFEEEPAEYLHRKLNFYEEVSAPDVAATNFLVTLTKARRKQTFEVLSFINNIVNKYEAAPDDQKNPREKEGALRMIGTLANVILGKKSPIADQVEYFFVRHVFPEFRSPHGFLRARACDTLEKFEALDFKDANNLSIIYRNILESMADPCLPVRVEAALALQPLIRHDPIRIMMQQNIPQIMQQLLKLANEVDVDALANVMEDFVEVFAAELTPFAVALSEQLRDTYVRIVRELIERNQSKDGEDGYGDFLDDKSITALGVLQTIGTLILTLESTPDVLAHLETILMPVITITLEHKLYDLYNEVFEIIDSCTFAAKVISPTMWQAFELIHRTFKSGAELYLEDMLPALENFVNYGWRQLLETPQYLDAIVDMIRTIFKDDKVGGVDRICGCKLAEILMLNLKTGIDNYVPEFISLAMGVLTNDDLKVKSYKIHLMEMVINAIYYNPRLALTVLEANGWTNKFFSLWFSSIDSFTRVHDKKLSIGAITALLSLRMEEVPQSVQPGWPRLLQGVVRLFQTLPAALKNREEAQREEDFGLSGDYDDDEEEEEEWEGEDWEAEETEETTDVKDESTAYLDFLSQQASKFNAAVGEDEGDDELEEESLLETPLDSMEPYGLFKATLETMHTAQPQFYQQLYGMLGPEEQAVVQSAIEQATKIQQAQQASAGDATTPTQTNGA; from the exons ATGGACGCCGCCGCCCTTCGCACGCGCATTCAGGCCACGCTGACCACGGATGCCGACGTGAGGCGGCAGGCCGAGACGGAGCTGAAGTCG GCAGAAGAAACACCGGGCTTCCTCGATGCTCTACTCAATATCCTCGAAGCTGAGCAAGACGCGGGAGTTCGACAGTCCA CCGCCATTTATTTTAAAAACCGCGTCAACAAAGGCTGGTCCAAGCCAGAAGATGCCATCCCCGCGACATCGTCCATTCAGGACGATGAAAAGGCCGCCGTCCGCCAACGACTCGTACCCGTCCTCGCCAAATCCAGCCCCGGCATCCGCCCCCAACTCATAGTTGCTCTACAGAAGATCCTGCACAACGACTTCCCTAAGCAGTGGCCCGACTTCGTCGATATTACCAACAACCTCCTCCACTCCCAAGACGTGTCTTCCGTCTTCGCCGGGCTGCAGTGTCTGCTGGCAATATGCCGCACATACCGATTCAAACTCGGCGACAGCAGAGGCGATTTCGACAAGATTGTCGAGGCCACCTTCCCGCAATTACTGAACATCGGAAATAGCTTGGTCAATGAAGAGAGTCTCGAGGCGGGAGAGATGCTCAGGACAGTGCTCAAGGCCTACAAACACGCCATATATTTCGAGCTTCCACAACAGCTGCGGTCACATCAGGCCATGGTGGACTGGTGCACACTTTTCCTGCGCGTGGTCAGCAAGGAGCCTCCTGCAAACTCGATGATGGAGGATCTGGACGAGCGAGAGATCAATCACTGGTGGAAGTGCAAGAAGTGGGCATACGTCAATCTGAACAGGCTGTTCGTGAGGTACGGAAACCCTGCGAGCTTGCAGAAGGGCAACGGCGAGGACTACTCCGCAGTCGCAAAGAGCTTCATTGCGACTTTTGCGCCAGAAATTCTGAAGGGATACCTTGGCCAGATTGAGCTGTGGGTCAGCAAGAAGGTGTGGCTAAGCAAGCCGTGCTTGTCCTACACCCTCGGATTTTTGGACGAGTGTGTGAAGCCAAAGGCCATGTGGGATCACCTGAAGCCACACATGCCAATTCTGATCGAGCATCTGCTCTTTCCAGTACTGTGCCAAACAGACGAGGACCTGGAGCAGTTTGAGGAGGAGCCCGCGGAATACCTGCACCGCAAGCTCAATTTCTACGAAGAGGTTTCGGCACCGGATGTGGCGGCAACCAACTTCCTCGTCACTCTCACCAAGGCAAGGCGAAAGCAGACATTCGAGGTCCTCTCattcatcaacaacattgTCAACAAATACGAGGCCGCACCGGACGACCAGAAGAACCCGCGCGAGAAGGAGGGTGCTTTGCGCATGATCGGGACGCTCGCCAACGTTATCCTGGGCAAGAAGAGCCCTATCGCGGACCAGGTCGAATACTTCTTTGTGCGACACGTCTTCCCGGAGTTCCGCAGTCCTCATGGCTTCCTCAGAGCGCGTGCGTGCGATACCCTTGAGAAGTTTGAGGCTCTCGACTTTAAGGATGCCAACAACCTCTCCATCATCTACCGCAACATCCTGGAGTCCATGGCCGACCCCTGTTTACCTGTCCGTGTCGAGGCTGCGCTCGCACTCCAGCCACTTATCCGACATGACCCTATCAGGATCATGATGCAGCAAAATATTCCACAGATCATGCAACAATTATTGAAGCTCGCTAACgaggtcgatgttgatgcgCTTGCAAATGTCATGGAGGACTTTGTCGAGGTTTTCGCTGCGGAGCTCACTCCATTCGCTGTGGCGCTTAGTGAGCAACTCAGGGATACGTATGTCCGGATTGTGCGCGAGCTCATCGAGCGCAACCAGTCCAAGGATGGCGAGGACGGCTACGGCGACTTTCTGGACGACAAGAGCATCACAGCACTTGGTGTCTTGCAGACGATTGGCACACTTATCCTTACTCTGGAGAGCACACCAGACGTTCTGGCTCACCTTGAAACCATACTCATGCCGGTCATCACGATAACATTGGAGCACAAGCTGTATGACTTGTACAACGAGGTGTTCGAGATAATCGACAGCTGCACCTTCGCTGCGAAAGTCATCTCTCCTACGATGTGGCAAGCTTTCGAGCTCATCCACCGAACATTCAAATCTGGCGCTGAGCTCTATCTCGAAGATATGCTGCCTGCGCTCGAGAACTTTGTCAACTACGGCTGGAGACAACTCCTGGAGACACCGCAATACCTCGACGCCATCGTCGACATGATTCGAACTATCTTCAAGGATGACAAGGTCGGAGGAGTGGACAGGATATGCGGCTGCAAGCTCGCTGAGATTCTTATGCTCAACCTCAAGACTGGCATCGACAATTACGTTCCGGAGTTCATCTCGCTCGCTATGGGCGTTCTGACGAATGACGACCTGAAGGTGAAGTCCTACAAGATTCATCTGATGGAGATGGTCATCAATGCCATCTACTACAACCCTCGCCTCGCGCTCACTGTTCTTGAAGCGAATGGCTGGACGAATAAGTTCTTCAGCTTGTGGTTCTCCAGTATCGACAGCTTCACCCGCGTGCATGACAAGAAGCTCTCAATTGGTGCTATCACTGCGCTCCTGTCACTGAGGATGGAGGAGGTGCCACAGAGCGTGCAGCCGGGGTGGCCTAGACTGCTACAAGGTGTTGTGCGACTGTTCCAAACCCTACCTGCTGCCCTCAAGAACCGAGAAGAGGCGCAGAGGGAAGAGGACTTTGGTCTCTCTGGGGAttatgacgacgatgaagag gaagaagaggagtggGAGGGTGAAGATTGGGAAGCCGAGGAGACAGAAGAGACGACCGATGTCAAAGACGAAAGCACTGCCTACCTCGACTTCCTCAGTCAACAAGCGAGCAAGTTCAATGCTGCCGTTGGTGAGGATGaaggtgatgatgagctcgaagaggagagcctaCTCGAGACACCACTCGACTCGATGGAGCCGTATGGGTTGTTCAAGGCGACGCTTGAGA CAATGCACACCGCCCAGCCTCAATTCTATCAGCAACTGTACGGCATGCTTGGGCCAGAGGAGCAAGCAGTGGTCCAATCAGCAATTGAGCAAGCGACCAAGATCCAACAGGCTCAACAGGCATCCGCAGGTGACGCTACGACACCAACTCAGACGAACGGAGCCTAG
- a CDS encoding uncharacterized protein (antiSMASH:Cluster_14), with translation MLLRALSTVCLAGLATAKYDEYILAPRSRTVIPRSVYQVNGTVEDAESLLVGGEGGATFTDDSTVTYDFGINIGGITTLVIGDVDPDQYIGITYSESSLWITREGSDGTADAGLDEVLWFQPTGPGNYTVDPSHNRGGFKYLSLIHNTTGNLEVEQLSVHYTAMPHVAEEEIAQYSGYFHSNDELVNRVWYAGAYTNQLCTIDPRYGDALPFIDVINSTQKGDETPPNPWYSNFTITNGTSALVDGAKRDRLVWAGDMAIAVPAIIVSYDDLVSVANALDSLFQRQNESGLLPYAGVPFPARISFTYHLYTLIGVADYYLYSGDLDYAREKWPAYKRAIEWSLSNIDSTGLMNVTASNDWLRFGMGGHNIEANAILYYTLQQSILLAEALNEDDAVISNWSSTASRIKTVANELLWNEDLGLFVDNETTTLAPQDGNSWAVVSNITLSAEQNQRISVSLHSRWGPYGAPAPEAADAVSPFISGFELQTHFLANNASAALDLIRLQWGFMLDDPRMTNSTFIEGYSQTGELHYAPYTNDPRVSHAHGWATGPTSSLTFYVAGIHILTAGGETWELSPRLGGLTFVDAGFETTVGEFKSQVNGSESGEVQGFRFSTPAGTTGRVSLPGVEGRLRSANGTFVSLLDGEASDVPGGDWELVLGGGNATGGGNGTTGGGNGTTGGSTPVPYTGGASMGATASALVGAVAVVAAFL, from the exons ATGCTGCTCCGAGCACTAAGCACAGTATGCCTTGCTGGGCTTGCCACAGCGAAGTATGATGAGTACATCTTAGCCCCAAGATCACGCACCGTCATCCCCAGATCTGTCTACCAAGTCAACGGAACAGTCGAAGATGCAGAATCGCTTCTCGTCGGTGGCGAGGGAGGTGCGACCTTCACGGACGATTCGACAGTGACCTACGATTTCGGCATCAACATTGGAGGTATCACAACCTTGGTCATTGGCGATGTCGACCCGGACCAATACATCGGCATCACGTATTCCGAAAGCTCGCTTTGGATCACCCGAGAGGGCAGCGATGGAACTGCAGATGCTGGTCTTGATGAGGTTCTATGGTTTCAACCAACGGGTCCGGGCAACTACACTGTTGACCCAAGTCACAACCGAGGTGGTTTCAAGTATCTGAGTCTGATTCACAACACCACTGGCAATTTGGAAGTCGAACAGCTCTCCGTACATTACACGGCAATGCCACATGTGGCTGAAGAGGAGATCGCTCAGTACAGCGGATATTTTCACTCGAACGATGAGCTTGTGAACAGGGTTTGGTATGCTGGAGCATACACGAACCAGCTGTGCACA ATTGACCCGAGATATGGCGATGCCTTGCCATTCATTGACGTAATCAACTCAACTCAGAAGGGAGACGAGACGCCGCCAAATCCGTGGTACAGCAACTTTACCATCACCAATGGTACATCTGCTCTCGTCGATGGAGCCAAGCGTGATCGTCTGGTTTGGGCAGGCGATATGGCTATCGCTGTGCCAGCCATCATTGTATCGTACGACGACCTTGTCTCCGTCGCCAATGCACTCGACTCCCTCTTCCAGCGTCAGAATGAGTCTGGTCTGCTTCCGTATGCTGGTGTTCCGTTCCCAGCTAGGATCTCCTTCACCTACCACCTCTACACCCTGATTGGTGTCGCCGACTATTATCTTTATTCTGGCGATCTTGACTATGCTCGAGAGAAATGGCCAGCCTACAAGCGTGCCATTGAATGGTCTCTGTCCAACATCGACTCCACTGGCCTCATGAACGTCACGGCATCCAACGACTGGCTCCGATTCGGCATGGGTGGTCACAACATCGAGGCCAACGCCATCCTCTACTACACCCTTCAACAAAGCATTCTTCTGGCCGAAGCTCTCAACGAGGATGACGCTGTCATCTCCAACTGGAGTAGCACTGCCTCCAGAATCAAGACTGTCGCCAACGAACTCCTCTGGAACGAAGACCTCGGCCTCTTCGTCGACAACGAGACCACCACCCTCGCCCCACAAGACGGCAATTCCTGGGCCGTTGTCTCAAACATCACCCTTTCGGCCGAGCAGAACCAACGCATCAGCGTGTCTCTCCACTCCCGCTGGGGCCCATACGGCGCTCCCGCCCCAGAAGCCGCTGACGCAGTCTCCCCCTTCATCTCCGGCTTCGAACTGCAAACCCACTTCCTGGCCAACAATGCGTCCGCAGCCCTCGATCTGATTCGTCTGCAATGGGGCTTCATGCTCGATGACCCACGCATGACGAACTCCACCTTCATCGAAGGATACTCGCAGACGGGAGAATTGCACTACGCGCCATATACCAATGATCCTCGTGTCTCCCACGCACACGGCTGGGCGACAGGTCCGACATCGTCCTTGACATTCTATGTTGCGGGTATCCATATTTTGACTGCAGGTGGAGAGACGTGGGAGTTGAGTCCTAGATTGGGAGGACTGACTTTTGTGGATGCTGGGTTTGAGACGACTGTGGGTGAGTTTAAGAGTCAGGTTAATGGCAGTGAGAGTGGTGAGGTTCAAGGGTTTAGGTTCAGTACACCGGCGGGCACGACAGGAAGAGTGAGTTTGCCGGGCGTGGAAGGCAGGCTGAGGAGTGCGAATGGGACTTTCGTGAGTCTTTTGGATGGCGAGGCGAGCGATGTGCCAGGTGGTGATTGGGAGCTGGTCCTCGGTGGCGGCAACGCGACTGGTGGTGGTAATGGCACGACCGGTGGTGGTAATGGCACGACCGGTGGTTCGACGCCTGTGCCATACACTGGTGGTGCCTCGATGGGTGCGACTGCTTCCGCTTTGGTGGGAGCTGTGGCTGTCGTGGCTGCCTTCTTGTAG
- a CDS encoding uncharacterized protein (antiSMASH:Cluster_14~BUSCO:EOG09263BE5) codes for MSDSVEEMRVDPARAKVLVENLEQVVKRVDAVRGSRAVRVIAVSKLKPATDILALHQSPLKQCDFGENYSDELTKKAGLLPRSIRWHMIGGLQTNKCKPLASEVPNLWCVSSVDTAKKANELEKGRKALAEKESLTEKLRVLVQVNTSGEESKSGVEPKEATELCKHVREQCPSLQLAGLMTIGAIARSQEASSPDALNEDFVTLRDTRDKVAGDLGIEKDELKLSMGMSQDFEAAISAGSDEVRVGTTIFGDRPAKKDAKIL; via the exons ATGTCCGACTCGGTGGAAGAGATGCGAGTCGATCCCGCGCGGGCCAAGGTGCTCGTGGAAAACCTCGAACAGGTCGTGAAGCGTGTCGATGCTGTTCGAGGGAGTCGCGCA GTCAGGGTGATCGCCGTCTCGAAGTTGAAACCTGCCACTGATATCCTGGCGCTACACCAGTCACCTCTGAAGCAGTGTGACTTCGGCGAGAACTACTCAGACGAGTTGACGAAAAAGGCGGGCTTGCTTCCGAGGTCGATCAGATGGCACATGATAGGAGGTCTGCAGACGAACAAATGCAAGCCACTGGCATCAGAGGTGCCGAACTTGTGGTGCGTGAGCAGTGTGGACACGGCGAAAAAGGCGAACGAGCTAGAGAAAGGGAGAAAGGCCCTGGCTGAGAAGGAGTCTTTGACGGAAAAGTTGCGGGTGCTGGTGCAGGTCAACACCTCAGGGGAAGAGAGCAAGAGTGGTGTAGAGCCAAAGGAGGCGACTGAGCTTTGCAAACATGTGCGGGAACAGTGTCCGAGTTTGCAGTTGGCAGGGCTCATGACCATTGGCGCAATCGCCAGAAGCCAGGAAGCATCTTCGCCTGATGCATTGAACGAGGACTTTGTCACGCTGCGAGATACAAGAGACAAAGTCGCCGGCGACCTCGGGATCGAGAAGGATGAGCTGAAGCTGAGCATGGGCATGAGCCAGGACTTTGAGGCTGCCATCTCTGCTGGAAGCGATGAAGTGAGAGTAGGCACGACCATCTTCGGTGACAGGCCGGCCAAAAAGGATGCCAAAATTCTGTGA
- a CDS encoding uncharacterized protein (antiSMASH:Cluster_14), with translation MPSKKRKASVGAGAVTAPRKTKVPRAPEQAPPLVASTRVTRLMKLDSVRQAVFTTAELLENIILLLPVRSIYSAYRVCNQWKALVDTSKAVKEKLFLLPSTPKQKWKFEKKPFSGWMGIDSIKVSLASDDMALSKILAPLYQRDFPIVLEPVKLHPLLTPVDDCEFMNHRLLGNGAETAKLSAGKNGRTLAAFLNTPSTTPAALLKSNPVLDAPITDPPCKFVKVNQTWTVSWRRDQTRSQGSSVGRIEHAIGSDMGITLRDVIASLHQPGKCYGSSIPWGYNQPRATLEEALRGFTEYELVRVNDHITIHMPSQVVPSQEEWQMVK, from the exons ATGCcgagcaagaagcgcaaggcgtCAGTGGGCGCAGGCGCAGTTACCGCCCCTCGCAAGACGAAG GTTCCTCGAGCTCCTGAACAAGCGCCACCCCTTGTCGCATCTACTCGAGTGACGAGACTGATGAAGCTGGACAGCGTCCGCCAAGCTGTGTTCACCACCGCTGAGCTGCTCGAAAACATCATTCTTCTGCTCCCTGTCCGGTCCATCTACAGTGCCTACCGTGTCTGCAACCAGTGGAAAGCTCTGGTCGATACCTCGAAAGCGGTGAAAGAGAAACTGTTCTTGCTTCCATCGACTCCGAAGCAGAAATGGAAGTTTGAGAAAAAACCGTTCTCCGGCTGGATGGGAATCGACTCTATAAAAGTTTCTTTAGCGTCAGATGATATGGCACTCAGCAAGATCCTAGCGCCTCTCTACCAAAGAGACTTTCCGATAGTTCTGGAACCCGTGAAGCTTCATCCTCTGCTCACGCCCGTCGATGACTGCGAATTTATGAATCATCGACTTCTTGGGAACGGGGCAGAGACAGCCAAGCTAAGCGCGGGAAAGAACGGCCGCACCTTAGCAGCTTTCCTGAACACGCCCTCAACAACCCCGGCCGCTCTGTTGAAGTCCAACCCGGTCCTGGACGCCCCAATCACAGACCCGCCGTGCAAGTTTGTCAAAGTCAATCAAACATGGACTGTGAGTTGGAGGCGAGACCAAACAAGATCCCAGGGTTCTTCAGTTGGTCGAATCGAACATGCTATCGGATCTGACATGGGAATCACACTCAGAGACGTTATTGCTTCACTGCATCAACCCGGCAAGTGTTATGGATCTAGCATCCCATGGGGATATAACCAGCCAAGAGCCACTCTCGAAGAGGCGTTGCGAGGATTCACAGAGTACGAGCTTGTGAGGGTGAATGATCATATCACAATTCATATGCCTTCTCAAGTTGTTCCGAGTCAAGAAGAGTGGCAGATGGTGAAATAG
- a CDS encoding uncharacterized protein (antiSMASH:Cluster_14), giving the protein MHPKLLSFTLLLLQSHFAFAQSQALSLTFSLDNLSTCASPSNVTDQQGFTVSISGIPLVNHCFDFSEITASPNSSGIINQTDRLPDNIRYPDLEPFYYNLTNQDVFDPAANYSNIFYEQLVLAAGAGETDVRDNTAARRVTFFSGPNCTHLFNPEKRRDEDWFRISCVSPQEGQCNRASIGIKSFTVANALDRFNGGGEEECNAFALFGAAGRLDGSAWRAVVGVITTVAWVLV; this is encoded by the coding sequence ATGCACCCCAAACTTCTATCCTTCacgctcctgctcctgcagtCCCACTTTGCATTCGCACAGTCACAAGCTCTCAGCTTAACCTTTTCTCTAGACAATCTCAGTACATGCGCAAGCCCCTCGAATGTCACCGACCAACAAGGTTTCACGGTCTCCATCTCTGGCATTCCGCTCGTCAACCACTGCTTCGACTTCTCTGAAATCACGGCGAGCCCGAACTCCTCTGGCATCATAAACCAAACAGATCGTCTACCCGACAACATCAGATACCCAGATCTGGAACCCTTCTATTACAACCTCACCAATCAAGACGTATTTGACCCAGCAGCTAACTACTCCAACATCTTCTACGAACAACTCGTGCTGGCGGCCGGAGCCGGCGAGACTGATGTCCGCGACAACACAGCCGCTCGGCGTGTGACATTCTTCTCCGGGCCAAATTGTACACATTTGTTCAATCCTGAGAAGCGACGCGATGAGGATTGGTTTAGAATTTCTTGTGTCAGCCCGCAGGAAGGACAGTGTAACAGGGCGAGTATTGGGATCAAGAGTTTTACTGTTGCGAATGCGCTGGACCGGTTCAATGGCGGAGGCGAAGAGGAGTGTAATGCGTTTGCGTTGTTTGGAGCGGCGGGAAGATTGGATGGGAGTGCTTGGAGGGCTGTAGTGGGAGTGATCACGACGGTGGCGTGGGTTCTGGTATGA